From a single Stomoxys calcitrans chromosome 4, idStoCalc2.1, whole genome shotgun sequence genomic region:
- the LOC131997024 gene encoding probable histone-lysine N-methyltransferase set-23: MELIDDYEHINADIEYVLENVLSEQTNCGIGDESIKLKELYNSVLINACTCESSCSHLSTCPHGEAYVWNDKYRELVIRPERESDLIYECSSNCTCKLEDCSNRLVQRGPRKNLQIFLSSQYQSYGVITKQDIPQGAFICEYAGELLTCGEAKLRIQENEKKGNMNYILCLKENHHVDLAGGELKPGSELMTIVDPSKRGNIGRYLNHSCDPNCQIYSVRVDCPIPKVAIFAKRHIKTGEELCFHYNDGKKYSSTSASGKPTLCLCNSKKCQKYLPNLEI; the protein is encoded by the coding sequence ATGGAGTTAATTGACGATTACGAACATATTAATGCAGATATAGAATATgtgcttgaaaatgttttaagcGAACAAACAAATTGTGGCATTGGTGATGAAAGCATTAAACTAAAGGAATTGTACAATTCCGTTTTAATAAATGCATGCACGTGTGAAAGTAGTTGTAGCCACTTATCAACTTGTCCACATGGTGAAGCTTACGTATGGAATGACAAATACAGAGAGCTTGTCATTAGGCCGGAGCGAGAGAGTGATTTAATATACGAATGCTCATCAAATTGTACATGCAAGTTGGAAGATTGCAGCAACAGGCTTGTGCAGCGTGGTCCAaggaaaaatttacaaattttcctTTCAAGTCAATATCAATCATATGGCGTCATTACAAAGCAGGATATACCACAAGGCGCCTTCATATGCGAATATGCTGGGGAATTGCTAACATGTGGCGAAGCCAAGCTGCGTATACAAGAAAATGAGAAGAAGGGTAACATGAACTACATTTTATGCCTAAAAGAAAATCACCATGTAGATCTTGCTGGAGGAGAGCTAAAGCCTGGCTCGGAGTTGATGACAATTGTAGATCCCAGCAAAAGAGGAAATATTGGACGCTACCTTAATCACAGCTGTGATCCCAATTGCCAGATCTATAGTGTGCGTGTAGATTGTCCCATACCAAAGGTGGCTATATTTGCAAAGCGTCATATAAAGACGGGAGAAGAATTGTGCTTTCATTACAACGATGGAAAGAAATATTCTTCAACATCGGCCAGTGGAAAACCTACTCTTTGTCTTTGTAATTCGAAAAAGTGTCAAAAATACTTACCGAACTTGGAAATATAA